A stretch of Rhododendron vialii isolate Sample 1 chromosome 4a, ASM3025357v1 DNA encodes these proteins:
- the LOC131321969 gene encoding NAC domain-containing protein 104-like: MGSNNVNLPPGFRFYPTDGELVVHFLHQKAALLPFHPDVILDLDLYPYDPWELDGKALAEGNKWYYFSRKTQNRISGSGFWKPLGVDEPVFCTSTGSKKVGMKKHFVFYKTTEATAEVKTNFGYIMQEFRLSDCGSTSTSGRSSKRKRKSKSIFQDYSTWVLCRIYERNCDDGDDSAELSCLDEVFLSLDDLDEISLPNN, translated from the exons ATGGGTAGTAACAATGTCAACCTTCCACCAGGATTCCGATTCTACCCCACGGATGGGGAGCTTGTCGTCCACTTCCTCCACCAGAAGGCCGCTCTCTTACCGTTTCATCCCGATGTCATCCTTGATCTCGATCTCTATCCTTACGATCCCTGGGAGTTAGATG GTAAAGCCTTGGCGGAGGGGAACAAATGGTACTATTTTAGCCGGAAGACGCAAAACCGGATATCCGGAAGTGGGTTCTGGAAACCATTGGGAGTGGATGAACCAGTATTCTGTACTAGTACAGGTAGCAAGAAAGTGGGTATGAAGAAGCATTTTGTTTTCTACAAAACAACGGAAGCTACAGCAGAAgtcaaaacaaattttggatatATAATGCAGGAGTTCAGGCTCTCAGATTGTGGTTCTACTAGTACTAGTGGTAGATCATccaagaggaagaggaaatcAAAAAGTA TATTTCAGGATTATAGCACATGGGTATTGTGTCGAATTTACGAGCGCAATTGCGACGACGGTGATGACAGTGCGGAGCTTTCATGCTTGGATGAAGTTTTCTTGTCGTTGGACGATCTCGACGAAATTAGTCTGCCAAATAATTAG